The sequence below is a genomic window from Barrientosiimonas humi.
GTCGAGGGCGTCTCGACGCCGCGAACCGTGCGCGCCCTGCGCGAGACCGTGCGGCGGCTGCGCCCGGCGCTCGTGCACTCCCACCTCGCCAAGGCCGACTTCCTCGTCACGATGGCGACGGCCGGCATGCCCGTGCCGCTCGTCTCGACCGAGCACCACATCCCCGAAGACCCCCTGACCTTTCACGGCAGCCGCGCCAAGTCGGCGGGCCGGCGAGCGGCGCACCACGCGCGCATCCGCCGCTTCGACCAGCTGATCGCGGTGAGCGAGTCGACGCGGCGCGACATGCTGCGCCAGTGGCGACCCAGCGCGCCCGTCACGGTCATCCGCAACGGCGTGGATCGTCTTGCGCCACAGCAGGATCCGGCCACCGGGCTGCGGGTGCTGTCGTTGTCACGGCTGTCCGCGGAGAAGAACCTGGAGACCACGCTGCGCGTCTTCGCCGAGGTGCGGCGGCGCCACCCGGCGGCCACCCTGACCGTCGCGGGCCAGGGATCCGAGCGCGCCGCCCTGGAGCAGCTGGCCAGGCAGCTCCAGATCCACGACGCCACGACGTTTCCCGGTTTCGTCGACGCCGAACAAGCGATGGCCGGC
It includes:
- a CDS encoding glycosyltransferase family 4 protein gives rise to the protein MLPVALWVCPVGEFAGVARHITDVARVGLPGYRLVVTAPEGPLLDRLFELRCPTVPLAVEGVSTPRTVRALRETVRRLRPALVHSHLAKADFLVTMATAGMPVPLVSTEHHIPEDPLTFHGSRAKSAGRRAAHHARIRRFDQLIAVSESTRRDMLRQWRPSAPVTVIRNGVDRLAPQQDPATGLRVLSLSRLSAEKNLETTLRVFAEVRRRHPAATLTVAGQGSERAALEQLARQLQIHDATTFPGFVDAEQAMAGHDVLLQPSRADNLSYTLLDAVNRGMGVVASDIGGNPEFLPPRCLAGPDDVDALAAAVVEQGEQPELRPALPTNIPDVAGMAEQIVGTYERFHPRSSSRASADVAPDRA